The Rhipicephalus sanguineus isolate Rsan-2018 chromosome 7, BIME_Rsan_1.4, whole genome shotgun sequence genome includes a window with the following:
- the LOC125759256 gene encoding zinc finger SWIM domain-containing protein 3-like — protein MQQAYKSFPEVVLLDATYRTNKLKMPLFVFVVQDGCGESQVIAYAFVASEQCHHVTEMLSVFVKENPWSENTGVVVVDKDFTEISAIRSAFPSAPSIQLCQFHVMKAFRTAASHLARSNEERDKMVTTFNEMLHAPNSSKFEDAQSEFTRFASKESIEYLEKNWLSIKNMWVRHICDQEFTCGANTTNRVEAHNGFIKTALSSSTKLHDAVRKLLDLSSSIERKSAHLATLLKTSVFYNHSSNNKVEEACAKVLTPFACGVIRKQFCKLAENDIEVTKTTENLYHVTFSNGERWHDISIESHSCSCTFSSKMGLPCRHLLAVYVKYDIEPDLEKAVRSRWLKRYQVAFLPNQQAAPENSTPTDQLRILSMPGPKFEKMNRNQRYNFAMRTLKSLADTLADCQPDIFAQRLGLLEDLNSTWLKGGEEKKRDCSINLATSSDSECDTPAAENPHGQAVEVENMHNEPEEAENPGQAIELENVQEKAGGTRQPWSSR, from the coding sequence ATGCAGCAAGCATACAAGTCCTTCCCAGAGGTGGTGTTGCTTGATGCAACGTATAGGACAAACAAGTTAAAGATGCCACTTTTTGTATTTGTCGTGCAAGATGGGTGTGGCGAAAGCCAGGTAATTGCTTACGCTTTTGTTGCTTCTGAGCAGTGTCACCACGTCACTGAAATGCTCAGCGTCTTCGTGAAGGAAAACCCTTGGTCTGAAAATACTGGTGTTGTAGTCGTGGACAAGGACTTCACCGAAATTAGCGCAATTCGTAGCGCTTTCCCATCTGCTCCATCAATACAGTTGTGTCAGTTTCACGTGATGAAAGCATTCAGAACAGCAGCTAGCCACTTAGCACGTTCCAATGAAGAACGTGATAAAATGGTGACCACATTCAACGAAATGCTGCACGCCCCCAATTCAAGCAAATTTGAAGACGCGCAGTCAGAGTTCACAAGGTTTGCAAGCAAAGAATCAATAGAATACCTCGAGAAGAATTGGCTATCAATTAAGAACATGTGGGTTCGCCACATCTGCGACCAAGAGTTCACGTGTGGAGCCAACACGACTAACAGAGTTGAAGCGCACAATGGTTTTATAAAAACTGCATTGTCATCATCAACAAAGCTTCATGATGCTGTAAGGAAACTGCTAGATTTATCAAGCAGCATTGAAAGAAAGTCGGCCCACTTAGCAACGCTGCTGAAGACATCCGTCTTCTACAACCATTCTAGCAATAATAAAGTTGAGGAGGCATGTGCTAAAGTGCTGACCCCGTTCGCTTGTGGAGTAATTAGAAAACAGTTCTGCAAACTTGCAGAAAATGATATTGAAGTGACGAAAACAACAGAAAATTTGTACCATGTTACATTTTCGAATGGAGAAAGGTGGCATGATATTTCCATTGAAAGTCACTCGTGCAGCTGCACCTTCTCTTCCAAAATGGGGTTGCCTTGCCGGCACTTGTTGGCCGTGTACGTCAAATATGACATTGAGCCTGACTTGGAAAAAGCAGTACGAAGCCGCTGGCTCAAACGGTACCAGGTCGCATTCTTGCCAAATCAGCAAGCCGCTCCTGAGAACAGCACCCCCACAGACCAACTCCGAATACTTTCGATGCCTGGCCCAAAGTTTGAAAAAATGAACCGTAATCAGCGATACAATTTCGCTATGCGGACACTCAAGTCGCTTGCCGACACGTTGGCCGATTGTCAACCTGATATCTTTGCACAACGACTTGGGCTCTTGGAGGACTTGAACAGCACTTGGCTCAAAGGAGGTGAAGAGAAAAAGAGGGACTGCTCTATAAATTTAGCCACCAGCAGTGACAGTGAGTGTGACACACCAGCAGCTGAAAATCCTCATGGTCAAGCAGTTGAAGTTGAAAACATGCACAATGAACCTGAGGAAGCTGAAAATCCGGGTCAAGCCATTGAGCTGGAAAACGTGCAGGAAAAAGCTGGGGGAACCCGACAACCCTGGTCAAGCCGTTGA